In Candidatus Nitrosarchaeum limnium SFB1, the following proteins share a genomic window:
- a CDS encoding Nucleoside-diphosphate-sugar epimerase, with translation MKILVTGGTGFIGKYLVESLLKNENIVTIFDNFSNSDKKNVSFFTDRKIRFFEGDITNFEDINKAVEEQDMVIHLAAKISVEESLKNPTETFRVNVDGTKNILFSCKKNNVKKIIVASSAAVYGEGSPNVKLTEKSKTNPISPYGESKIKMEDEIKKLHQSVGLIILF, from the coding sequence TTGAAAATTCTTGTAACAGGAGGAACGGGTTTTATTGGAAAATATCTGGTGGAATCTCTTTTAAAAAATGAAAATATAGTTACAATCTTTGATAATTTTTCAAATTCGGATAAAAAAAATGTGTCATTTTTTACAGATAGGAAAATCAGATTTTTTGAAGGCGATATCACAAATTTTGAAGATATTAACAAAGCTGTGGAAGAACAAGATATGGTTATTCACTTAGCTGCAAAAATATCTGTAGAAGAATCACTCAAAAATCCCACTGAGACATTTAGGGTTAATGTAGATGGAACAAAAAATATTCTTTTTTCCTGCAAAAAAAACAATGTGAAAAAAATTATCGTTGCTTCATCTGCTGCAGTATATGGTGAAGGCAGTCCAAATGTTAAATTGACTGAAAAATCAAAAACAAACCCAATTTCACCTTATGGCGAAAGTAAAATCAAGATGGAAGATGAGATAAAAAAATTGCATCAGAGTGTGGGATTAATTATATTATTTTGA
- a CDS encoding Nucleoside-diphosphate-sugar epimerase, which translates to MQTRDFVSIQDVINSIHNAISYNKNGVFNIASGKAITIRELAELMILLSEKKLSIQYLPPKKGDIRYSEAGISLAKENLGYDPKIELRDGIKKLLNANINSQ; encoded by the coding sequence ATGCAAACTAGAGATTTTGTATCCATTCAAGATGTAATAAACTCAATTCATAATGCCATTTCATATAACAAAAACGGAGTATTCAATATTGCGTCAGGCAAGGCAATTACAATAAGAGAATTGGCAGAATTAATGATTTTATTATCTGAGAAGAAATTAAGTATTCAATATTTGCCACCAAAAAAAGGAGATATCAGATATAGCGAGGCAGGCATTTCACTGGCAAAAGAAAATTTAGGATATGATCCAAAAATTGAACTAAGAGATGGAATCAAAAAATTACTAAATGCAAATATCAATTCTCAGTAG